The genomic region TCTCTCGACAGAATCATTAACATTGaacattttatttacattttataatttacaaataaaattttacgGTTTTCCACAAATTTTGCgattaaattttcattattcttcacatatactaatattgtacatttatatataatgatcAGATTCTACACTTTTAACAcacaataatttttaaaaaatcgCCAGTTAAATatagtaaaatttattttaattttaaagctattatttgttattttttaattaattcatataaaaaatatgtaaatactagttataaaataaacaaactatttagatataaaagatgcttaattgaataaattataataataactaattaaaagattttaataaagGTTTATAAAGGATAATTAGAgaaatttccaaattttaaGAATTTGATGTGTAAAACTTTTAataatcaataaataaatgttaatgaattcaattcataatttaaaataccaAACCCACTTTTATGTTgtttaaatcattaattgTATTACAAGTTATGAAgtaactaaataattaatgttCAATGTACTTGACCGTCTTGTACTGTGGTGCTCTATAGGTAACTAAATCGGCAGATTTTTACTCTAATTATTCTCAATTAATACACTCTAGCctctaaatattataattttagagtatcttttataattgtgtgtataaatttatatcttGATCTATTTCTTTTAGAAGGACTGGtttcataatttatcaaacaAAAATCTTAAACCGCTTTTACTTTGATTTGTTTTcagattttttaaattattttgcCTATTTAAATACCttatattgtaaaatattgatTATCTCCCACAACATTTAATGAAGTTTTTGGAAAATGGCCTCTAAAGTTTCAGCACCGCCTTCTAATAGTTCCGTCTGGAACAGGAACGAAAAAACTGCAGATGTTAGAAAGAAAAACATACTGGCAGCAAAAGgtattaattatagattttgatgatatataaaattagtatataactcTACAACGCTTAgatgtatttatataaattatgcTTAGCCGTCGCTGATCTGGTTCGAACGAGTCTAGGCCCCAAGGGGATGGATAAGATGATCCAAGATGGGAAGGGAGGAGTTATTATAACGAATGACGGCGCTACTATACTAAAGGAATTATCATTAGTACACCCAACCGCTAAAATGGTATTACCATATCCATTTCTAACTCTAGTTAAACGTGTATGAGGTCATATAATATTGAGTAGATGGTGGAATTGAGTAAGTCTCAAGATATTGAAGCAGGAGATGGAACTACCTCAGTGGTAGTTATTTGTAAGGCGCTCCTGGAGATGGTTGAGAACCTGCTCAACCAAGGGATTCACCCACAAACTATCGCCGATAGTATGATGTTGGCAGTAAATAaggtattttaaaactCTACAATATACTTGTGTGTGACattgtaaaaaattggTTAGACTGAGGAGATCTTGGAGTCCATCTCAAAGCCGATTTCACTCGAAGATAGATCACTCTTAATGGATATTGCCGGAATTTCCCTCCAATCTAAGGTTCAATCATAGttattaattgatattattttacaaaccATAGCAAACCTAATTATGTGTGTAGGTGGTATCACAGAACGCTTCATTATTGGCGCCAATGGCTGTTGATTGTGTTCTAGCTGTGATGGACTCTCCAGAGTCAAGGAACGTAGACCTGAGAAGCGTAAGGATAGTAAAGAGCATAGGTGGGACTATAGAAGATAGCGAGATGGTTGACGGACTGGTGTTCAGTGATCAGAAAGCAGTAAGAACTGCTAGTGGCCCAACAAGAATCGTTGATGCCAAGATTGGACTCATTCAATTCTGCCTGTCGACCCCTAAAACTGATATGGACAACAACATAGTTGTCAAGGATTACCAATCAATTGATAGGATTATGAGAGAAGAGAGGTTAATTACCGCTAAAATGGTTAAAAAAATTGCTCAAACCGGTTGCAATGTTCTTCTAATACAGAAATCAATACTACGTGACGCAGTCACTGTatgttttatatttatacaattttttatttactatatttatttatacaatttttggacatttaatgttttaggATTTATCACTTGATTACTTGGCGAAGGCGAAGATAATGGTAATAAAGGACATTGAGCGTGAAGATATAGAGTTTATAACAAAGAGCATCGGTTGCGAGGAAGTTGCAAGTATTGACCACTTTACTCCAGAAAAGTTGGGAACCGCAAAATTGGTATGAAGACAacttgtaaatttaatgtttaGGTGGAGTCCAAGGTTGAAGGAGCCTCTAGAATTGTCAAGATCACAGGAGTTAATATGAAGAAAACAGCATCAGTACTAATCAGAGCTTCAAACACATTGGTTCTCGATGAAGCCGAAAGATCACTCCATGATGCACTGTGTGTGGTTAGATGTCTTGTTAAAAGAAGATCTATTCTTCCCGGTGGAGGAGCACCTGAGATGGAAGTCTCCCATAAACTTTCCCAatggtattttttaaactattactaattattatacacataaatagttaaatatgTGTAAACAATGTTTACTGAATGGAACTAGAGTTACAacaatattcatattttatattcaaaaaCTAATAATTCACATTAGGGCAATGACTTTGGAGGGAGTTTCTCAAGTGTGTGTGAAAGCTTTCGCTGAGGCTCTGGAAATCATTCCATACACTCTCGCGG from Theileria annulata chromosome 1, complete sequence, *** SEQUENCING IN PROGRESS *** harbors:
- a CDS encoding chaperonin containing tcp-1 delta subunit, putative; translation: MASKVSAPPSNSSVWNRNEKTADVRKKNILAAKAVADLVRTSLGPKGMDKMIQDGKGGVIITNDGATILKELSLVHPTAKMMVELSKSQDIEAGDGTTSVVVICKALLEMVENLLNQGIHPQTIADSMMLAVNKTEEILESISKPISLEDRSLLMDIAGISLQSKVVSQNASLLAPMAVDCVLAVMDSPESRNVDLRSVRIVKSIGGTIEDSEMVDGLVFSDQKAVRTASGPTRIVDAKIGLIQFCLSTPKTDMDNNIVVKDYQSIDRIMREERLITAKMVKKIAQTGCNVLLIQKSILRDAVTDLSLDYLAKAKIMVIKDIEREDIEFITKSIGCEEVASIDHFTPEKLGTAKLVESKVEGASRIVKITGVNMKKTASVLIRASNTLVLDEAERSLHDALCVVRCLVKRRSILPGGGAPEMEVSHKLSQWAMTLEGVSQVCVKAFAEALEIIPYTLAENAGMYPLSVITELKAKHVQGGTNFGINIKKNSISDMFEDNIIQPLLVTLSAIKLATESVLMILKIDDIVLCR